In Quercus lobata isolate SW786 chromosome 12, ValleyOak3.0 Primary Assembly, whole genome shotgun sequence, a genomic segment contains:
- the LOC115971750 gene encoding probable polygalacturonase — MTRSFTLVDVLLVLALLSDASWAAKGNSCCKQTNSGEIRPHSVSITEFGAVGDGSTLNTKAFQNAIFYLNSFADKGGAKLFVPAGQWLTGSFDLISHLTLWLDKDAVILGSTNSNDWPVVDPLPSYGRGRELPGGRHRSLIYGRNLTDVIITGNNGIIDGQGDIWWNWFWNGSLNYTRPHLVELMNSTGVVISNLTFLNSPFWTIHPVYCSQVTVQNVRILAPHDSPNTDGIDPDSSDNVCIEDCYISTGDDLIAIKSGWDEYGTTYGRPSTNITIRRLIGETQSAGIAIGSEMSGGVSQVYAESLQFFNSRTGISIKTSPGRGGYVRDIYISNVTLANVDIAIRFIGHYGEHPDKFYDPNDLPSIGRITIKDVIGENIKFAGLLEGIKGDDFLNICLSNITLHVTSDSPWNCSYIQGYSDLVYPKTCEPLKEIVSPEQYSECYNLSRHLWSSSNQNRGAWLRSW, encoded by the exons ATGACGAGATCTTTTACT CTGGTGGATGTGCTTCTGGTACTTGCTTTACTCAGTGATGCTTCATGGGCTGCCAAGGGCAACTCATGTTGCAAACAGACAAATTCAGGGGAAATTCGACCTCACAGTGTCTCAATTACTGAATTTGGCGCGGTTGGAGACGGGTCCACTCTCAATACAAAAGCCTTTCAGAATGCCATCTTCTATCTCAATTCATTTGCAGACAAGGGTGGGGCCAAGCTTTTTGTCCCGGCAGGCCAGTGGTTGACAGGAAGCTTCGATCTCATCAGTCATCTTACTCTTTGGTTAGATAAGGATGCAGTAATTCTTGGATCAACA AACTCTAATGATTGGCCAGTCGTTGATCCTTTGCCATCATATGGCCGAGGTAGGGAGTTACCGGGGGGAAGGCATCGAAGCCTCATTTATGGACGCAATTTAACAGATGTTATCATAACCG GTAACAATGGAATTATTGATGGTCAAGGTGACATCTGGTGGAACTGGTTTTGGAATGGAAGCCTGAACTATACACGGCCCCATTTGGTTGAGTTGATGAACTCAACTGGGGTTGTCATCTCAAACCTCACCTTCTTGAATTCACCATTTTGGACCATTCACCCTGTATATTGCAG CCAAGTTACTGTCCAGAATGTGAGAATCCTTGCTCCTCATGATTCCCCTAACACAGATGGAATAGATCCAG ATTCCTCTGATAATGTTTGCATTGAAGACTGTTATATTAGCACTGGAGATGACCTTATTGCCATCAAAAGTGGATGGGATGAGTATGGCACTACATATGGTCGTCCGAGTACAAACATTACTATCCGCAGGCTTATTGGAGAGACTCAAAGTGCAGGGATTGCAATTGGGAGTGAGATGTCTGGAGGTGTATCACAGGTTTATGCAGAAAGCCTTCAGTTTTTCAATTCGAGGACAGGTATCTCAATAAAGACATCACCTGGAAGGGGTGGTTATGTAAGAGATATCTACATATCAAATGTGACTTTGGCTAATGTGGATATAGCTATAAGGTTCATTGGTCACTACGGGGAGCACCCAGATAAATTTTATGACCCGAATGATCTTCCTTCAATAGGAAGGATAACGATCAAAGATGTCATAGGAGAGAATATAAAATTTGCAGGCCTCCTTGAGGGTATAAAAGGGGATGATTTTCTCAACATTTGCCTGTCCAACATTACCCTTCATGTAACTTCAGATTCTCCATGGAACTGCTCTTATATTCAAGGGTATTCTGATTTAGTTTACCCAAAAACTTGTGAGCCTCTCAAGGAGATTGTCTCTCCTGAGCAGTACTCAGAGTGTTACAATCTGTCAAGGCACTTGTGGAGTTCAAGCAATCAGAATAGAGGTGCTTGGTTGCGATCTTGGTAA
- the LOC115970066 gene encoding protein S-acyltransferase 18, whose product MMRRHGWQRPLHPLQMVGMAIYSFLVVFFYTFLGLFLGNRIAEITITTLFSFVALSVMFLFVRCTAIDPTDKTSFRKKKRAKSKSGITKLNYGFIIGQIVVRFLRRVERKILKTFIRRKYLDPWKTSAQMEPLLPFPLVMKDDAVAPDTREDDISFCSLCDFEVKKHSKHCRTCNRCVEGFDHHCRWLNNCVGKRNYTTFIMLMTFVLLMLIIEGGTAIAIFIRCFADKGGVERELVSRLYIQLPRGVLATISVLLFLMTAYGTAALGQLFFFHVVLIRKGMRTYDYILAMREENQSMELDPINESDFSSDESTDFDDSPEKPSFVSRFICRGYRRNQNPPRLSIRIDRDPELSNLPKRQGFHVKIDPWKLVNLSREKALIAVEKAREKLMKQKSEVDIDSLKPLPLETKRGPLVNMDRSISNPGTSSTPLISKVRHPGSPGTFSSPRRRFSGSPTMFSGIVASPKHKYRNSFDLKLTEVSKELETYISRQVLCSVIKKDGSEASPR is encoded by the exons ATGGTGGGAATGGCAATTTACAGTTTTCTGGTTGTTTTCTTCTATACTTTCCTGGGGCTTTTCCTTGGAAACAGAATTGCGGAAATCACAATCACCACGCTGTTTTCCTTTGTG GCACTTTCTGTAATGTTTCTATTTGTAAGGTGCACCGCCATTGACCCAACCGACAAAACCAGCtttaggaagaagaaaagagccAAATCTAAGAGTGGAATTACAAAGCTGAATTATGGGTTTATAATTGGTCAGATAGTTGTGAGGTTTTTAAGGAGGGTAGAAAGGAAGATCCTTAAGACTTTTATCAGGAGGAAGTATCTGGATCCATGGAAAACAAGTGCTCAAATGGAGCCCTTGCTTCCATTTCCCCTTGTCATGAAGGATGATGCTGTTGCACCTGATACAAGAGAGGATGACATCTCATTTTGCTCGCTATGTGATTTTGAG GTAAAAAAGCACAGTAAGCATTGTAGGACCTGCAACCGGTGTGTTGAAGGGTTTGATCACCATTGCAGG tggtTAAACAACTGTGTTGGGAAAAGAAATTACACAACATTCATTATGCTGATGACTTTCGTCTTGTTAATG CTAATCATAGAAGGAGGTACTGCCATTGCTATATTCATTAGGTGCTTTGCAGACAAAGGAGGAGTTGAGAGGGAGCTGGTGAGCAGGCTCTATATTCAGCTCCCAAGAGGGGTTCTTGCCACAATATCG GTACTCCTGTTTCTAATGACAGCTTATGGTACAGCAGCACTAGGAcaacttttcttctttcatgTGGTTCTCATAAGGAAG GGAATGAGAACTTATGACTACATCTTGGCAATGAGAGAGGAGAACCAATCTATGGAACTAGATCCAATTAATGAATCTGATTTTTCTTCTGATGAAAGCACTGATTTTGATGATTCACCTGAAAAACCATCATTTGTGTCACGGTTTATATGCAGAGGATACAGGAGAAATCAG AATCCACCAAGGTTGTCTATAAGGATTGATAGAGATCCTGAGCTGTCTAACTTGCCCAAGAGACAAGGCTTCCATGTAAAGATTGACCCATGGAAACTAGTAAATTTGAGCAGAGAGAAAGCTTTAATAGCAGTTGAGAAGGCCAGAGAAAAGCTCATGAAACAGAAGTCAGAGGTGGATATTGATTCGTTAAAGCCACTACCACTGGAGACTAAACGCGGACCACTGGTGAACATGGATAGAAGTATCTCTAATCCAGGAACAAGCTCAACACCTCTCATATCAAAAGTAAGGCATCCCGGCTCACCCGGAACTTTTTCAAGTCCACGAAGGCGTTTTTCTGGATCTCCAACCATGTTCTCTGGAATTGTGGCGTCGCCAAAGCACAAGTACAGAAACAGTTTTGACTTGAAGTTAACAGAGGTGTCCAAAGAACTTGAAACTTACATTTCAAGGCAGGTTTTATGTTCCGTAATTAAGAAGGATGGGAGTGAGGCATCCCCAAGATAG